In Providencia hangzhouensis, the DNA window AAACGCAACAGTTTTGTAAAATGGTGCATTTTACAGGTCTGTTGCGTGTGCTTTTTTATCAAATAAAAATGGTTGGGCGCACATGAACCCCTCTTTAATAGAAAGATTACAACGTAAGCTTGGTTATCAATTCAAACAGAACGAGTTATTAATCCAAGCATTGACACATAGAAGTGCAAGCAGCAAACATAATGAACGCCTAGAATTTTTAGGTGACTCGATTTTGAGTTTTGTGATTGCAAATGACTTATACCACCGTTTTCCAAAGGTAGACGAGGGGGATATGAGTCGTATGCGAGCAACGCTTGTACGCGGAAATACATTAGCAGAAATCGCACGCGAATTTGAACTCGGTGAATGTTTACGTTTAGGACCGGGGGAATTAAAAAGTGGTGGTTTTCGTCGCGAATCTATCCTTGCTGATACTGTTGAAGCACTGATCGGTGGTATTTTTTTAGATAGTGATATCCAAACGATCGAAAGAATTATTTTAGATTGGTATCAAAGTAGACTGGTTGAGATCAGTCC includes these proteins:
- the rnc gene encoding ribonuclease III, with the protein product MNPSLIERLQRKLGYQFKQNELLIQALTHRSASSKHNERLEFLGDSILSFVIANDLYHRFPKVDEGDMSRMRATLVRGNTLAEIAREFELGECLRLGPGELKSGGFRRESILADTVEALIGGIFLDSDIQTIERIILDWYQSRLVEISPGDKQKDPKTRLQEYLQGRHLPLPNYLVVQVKGEAHDQEFTIHCQVSGIDQPINGVGSSRRKAEQAAAEQALKILELE